TTCGGCCTCGGCAGGTGCGACGCATGCGGGACAATGTACTGTTCGGAGGATTCAATCCGGCAGTCAGCTCCGCTGCGCTAAACAACATGCGGGCGACGGTCCGGGACTTGAACCTACGACGGGAAACACAGCTGTCCTTACAGGACATCGCCCGGCAGCTCAATCCCCTCCTCCGAGGTTGGATTGGATATTACGGACGCTATGCTCCTTCGGCGCTGTCTCCCCTGCTGCGATACGTCAATCAGACGCTCGTGGCTTGGGCG
This window of the Terriglobales bacterium genome carries:
- a CDS encoding group II intron maturase-specific domain-containing protein; the encoded protein is MVKEDGTTIERNCGTPQGGVDDNRRGQYPNVKFDFLGHCFRPRQVRRMRDNVLFGGFNPAVSSAALNNMRATVRDLNLRRETQLSLQDIARQLNPLLRGWIGYYGRYAPSALSPLLRYVNQTLVAWAQRKFKRFKRGATLAGQFIERLATQRPDLFAHWRLGMTGTFV